A region from the Variovorax sp. RKNM96 genome encodes:
- a CDS encoding DUF1800 domain-containing protein, producing MLHLGRLCMVSAAMALAACTTGSLRSDAPPLSVSSTAADSPAAQLQWLDRVTWGANASSQAELAKTGLARWMGRQLKPQPQPLPPAAQAQIDAMTISRTPLDQLVIGLDAQRKAADALPDEDQKKAARQAYQQELTRLAREAQQRFVLRALYSPNQLQEQMTWFWMNHFNVNLRKDNIRALVGDYEENAIRPHALGRFRDLLGATLHHPAMLRYLDNAQNAANRINENYARELMELHTLGVGGGYSQADVQELARVLTGVGVSAQPADAVPNVRPAVRADYVRQGLFEFNPNRHDYGPKTLLGQPIQARGLAEADEALDRLVRAPATARFISRKLAVYFVADEPPPALVDRMAAAFTRSDGDIATTLKALFESPEFAASLGRKFRDPVHYVMAGVRLAYDDRVALNVNPMLNWINRMGEPLYGHETPDGYPLNEAAWASAGQMNTRFEIARAIGANGAVLFRADDKAPLEKPAFPPLAESNTVRAMQLGLSADTREALAQAKNPQEWNTFLLASPELMRR from the coding sequence ATGCTGCATCTTGGCCGTCTCTGCATGGTGTCGGCCGCCATGGCCCTGGCGGCTTGCACGACGGGATCGTTGCGATCCGATGCGCCCCCGCTGTCTGTGTCCAGCACAGCGGCCGATAGTCCGGCCGCGCAGTTGCAATGGCTCGATCGCGTGACCTGGGGCGCGAATGCGAGCAGCCAGGCCGAGCTGGCGAAGACCGGTCTTGCGCGATGGATGGGGCGGCAACTGAAGCCGCAGCCGCAACCCTTGCCTCCGGCCGCGCAGGCGCAGATCGACGCGATGACGATCTCGCGCACACCGCTGGACCAGCTCGTCATCGGCCTCGACGCCCAGCGCAAGGCGGCCGACGCGCTGCCCGACGAAGACCAGAAGAAGGCCGCGCGCCAGGCCTACCAGCAGGAGCTGACCCGGCTCGCCCGCGAGGCGCAGCAACGCTTTGTGCTGCGCGCGCTGTACTCGCCCAACCAGCTGCAGGAGCAGATGACCTGGTTCTGGATGAACCACTTCAACGTGAACCTGCGCAAGGACAACATCCGCGCGCTCGTCGGCGACTACGAAGAGAACGCGATCCGCCCGCATGCGCTCGGCAGGTTCCGCGACCTGCTCGGCGCCACGCTGCACCACCCCGCGATGCTGCGCTACCTGGACAACGCGCAGAACGCCGCCAACCGCATCAACGAGAACTACGCACGCGAACTGATGGAGCTGCACACGCTGGGCGTGGGCGGCGGCTACTCGCAGGCCGATGTGCAGGAGCTGGCGCGCGTGCTCACCGGCGTGGGCGTGAGCGCGCAGCCGGCCGATGCAGTGCCGAATGTCCGGCCCGCGGTGCGCGCGGACTATGTGCGCCAGGGGCTCTTCGAATTCAATCCCAATCGGCACGACTACGGCCCGAAGACGCTGCTGGGCCAGCCCATCCAGGCACGCGGCCTCGCCGAAGCCGACGAGGCGCTCGACCGCCTGGTACGCGCGCCGGCCACCGCGCGCTTCATCTCGCGCAAGCTCGCCGTGTACTTCGTCGCCGACGAGCCGCCACCCGCACTCGTCGATCGCATGGCCGCAGCCTTCACGCGCAGCGACGGCGACATCGCGACGACGTTGAAGGCGCTGTTCGAATCGCCCGAATTCGCCGCCTCGCTCGGCCGCAAGTTCCGAGACCCCGTGCACTACGTGATGGCCGGCGTGCGGCTTGCGTACGACGACCGCGTGGCGCTCAACGTGAACCCGATGCTGAACTGGATCAACCGCATGGGCGAGCCGCTGTATGGGCACGAGACGCCCGATGGCTATCCGCTCAACGAGGCCGCGTGGGCGAGCGCGGGGCAGATGAACACGCGCTTCGAGATCGCGCGGGCCATCGGGGCGAACGGCGCGGTGCTGTTCCGTGCGGACGACAAGGCGCCGCTGGAGAAGCCCGCGTTTCCACCACTGGCCGAGTCGAACACGGTCCGGGCGATGCAGCTCGGCCTGAGCGCCGACACGCGCGAGGCGCTTGCGCAGGCGAAGAACCCGCAGGAATGGAACACCTTCCTGCTCGCATCGCCAGAGCTGATGCGCCGATGA
- a CDS encoding DUF1501 domain-containing protein: MQRRELLKLLAAAPLAGAAGQLIAAPAAEGAKLLVVFLRGAYDCANLLVPTASDFYYASRPNIAIARPGQPNGALPLDSNWGLHPALAQSVMPLFQQKQASFIAFAGTDDLTRSHFETQDSIELGQALDKRRDYRSGFLNRLAGVLGGGPITDVSPIAFTDQLPIALRGDAKAANMALAGNARSGIDARQSQIIASMYRSTPLAQRVTEGFQVRDEVMRAVQAEMDAASRNAMSAKGFELVARRMAVLMRDRFDLGFVDVGGWDTHVGQGAATGYLANRFEELGRGVAGFAEEMGEDAWRQTVVVVISEFGRTFRENGNRGTDHGHGTVYWVLGGGLSAEAGGRIVGEQQVLTQATLFQNRDYPVLNEYRAVFGGLFRRMYGLSPAQLGRVFEGVAPRELRLV; this comes from the coding sequence ATGCAACGCCGAGAACTGTTGAAGCTCCTTGCCGCCGCACCGCTCGCGGGCGCTGCCGGCCAGCTGATCGCCGCGCCCGCTGCCGAAGGCGCCAAGCTGCTCGTCGTGTTCTTGCGCGGCGCCTACGACTGCGCGAACCTGCTGGTGCCGACCGCCAGCGATTTCTACTACGCCTCGCGCCCCAACATCGCCATCGCGCGGCCGGGCCAGCCCAACGGCGCGCTGCCGCTCGACAGCAACTGGGGCCTGCATCCTGCACTCGCGCAAAGCGTGATGCCGCTCTTCCAGCAGAAGCAGGCGTCTTTCATCGCCTTCGCGGGCACCGACGACCTCACGCGCAGCCATTTCGAGACGCAGGACTCGATCGAGCTCGGCCAGGCGCTCGACAAGCGCCGCGACTACCGCTCGGGTTTTCTCAATCGCCTGGCGGGCGTGCTCGGCGGCGGGCCCATCACCGACGTGTCGCCCATCGCCTTCACCGACCAGTTGCCCATCGCGCTGCGCGGCGATGCCAAGGCCGCGAACATGGCGCTCGCGGGCAATGCGCGTTCGGGCATCGACGCGCGGCAGAGCCAGATCATCGCGTCGATGTACCGCAGCACGCCGCTCGCGCAGCGGGTGACCGAGGGCTTCCAGGTGCGCGACGAAGTCATGCGCGCGGTGCAGGCTGAGATGGACGCGGCCAGCCGTAACGCGATGAGCGCCAAGGGCTTCGAGCTCGTCGCGCGCCGCATGGCCGTGTTGATGCGCGACCGCTTCGACCTCGGCTTTGTCGACGTGGGCGGCTGGGACACGCACGTGGGGCAGGGCGCTGCCACCGGCTACCTCGCCAATCGTTTTGAAGAACTGGGGCGCGGCGTGGCCGGCTTCGCGGAAGAGATGGGCGAAGACGCCTGGCGCCAGACCGTGGTGGTCGTCATCAGCGAGTTCGGCCGCACCTTTCGCGAGAACGGCAACCGCGGCACCGACCATGGGCACGGGACCGTGTACTGGGTGCTCGGCGGCGGCCTCTCGGCCGAGGCGGGCGGGCGCATCGTCGGCGAGCAGCAGGTGCTGACGCAAGCCACGCTGTTCCAGAACCGGGACTACCCGGTGCTCAATGAGTACCGGGCGGTATTCGGTGGATTGTTCAGGCGGATGTATGGGCTGTCGCCCGCGCAGCTCGGGCGGGTGTTCGAAGGTGTGGCGCCGCGGGAGTTGCGGCTGGTCTAG
- a CDS encoding SDR family oxidoreductase translates to MSAPAFSSDPTDFKGRTILVTGGTMGAGEAIVRRFAAAGGAVVTTARSEPRQALPATFFAADLSTHEGVASLVQALTRQFSQIDVIVHNVGGSSAPGGGFAASGEDAWQAALNLNLMAAVRLDRALVPAMVERGRGIVLHMTSIQRKLPLHESTIAYAAAKAALSNYSKSLSKELGPKGIRVNAIAPGWINTTASQAMVTRLAQSGKTDEATARQGILDALGGIPIGRPAWPEEVAELVAFLASDRAASIHGAEYVIDGGTVPVV, encoded by the coding sequence GTGAGCGCACCCGCGTTCTCATCGGACCCCACGGACTTCAAGGGGCGCACCATCCTCGTGACGGGTGGCACGATGGGTGCAGGCGAAGCCATCGTTCGTCGCTTCGCAGCAGCCGGCGGCGCCGTCGTGACGACGGCCCGGTCCGAACCCAGGCAGGCATTGCCCGCCACATTCTTCGCGGCGGACCTGAGCACGCATGAAGGGGTTGCCAGTCTCGTCCAGGCGCTCACAAGGCAGTTCAGCCAGATCGATGTCATCGTCCACAACGTAGGTGGCTCCAGTGCGCCGGGTGGCGGCTTCGCGGCTTCGGGCGAGGACGCCTGGCAAGCGGCACTGAATCTCAACCTCATGGCAGCCGTGCGTCTCGACAGGGCACTCGTTCCGGCAATGGTGGAGCGCGGACGGGGCATCGTCCTGCATATGACGAGCATTCAGAGGAAGCTGCCCCTGCACGAGTCGACGATCGCCTATGCGGCAGCCAAGGCGGCGTTGTCGAACTATTCCAAGTCCCTCTCGAAGGAGCTGGGGCCCAAGGGAATTCGGGTCAATGCGATTGCGCCGGGGTGGATCAACACCACCGCATCGCAGGCGATGGTGACGCGCCTGGCGCAATCGGGCAAAACGGATGAGGCCACGGCAAGACAAGGAATCCTCGATGCACTGGGCGGCATCCCTATTGGTCGCCCTGCGTGGCCCGAGGAGGTTGCCGAACTGGTCGCCTTTCTGGCATCGGATCGCGCGGCTTCGATCCACGGCGCGGAATACGTGATCGACGGCGGTACCGTGCCGGTCGTGTGA